A single window of Leptolyngbya ohadii IS1 DNA harbors:
- a CDS encoding RNA 2'-phosphotransferase: MDKTRQIKISKYLTKHLRHTPERIGLTLAIGGWVEVDELLSACAAHHFPVARAELEEAVAANDKQRFSFDDTKTRIRANQGHSVEVDLQLQPQTPPDVLYHGTGEQSVSAILESGLQKMARHQVHLSGDTETARKVGMRHGRPMIFAIDSAAMNQDKFAFYCSDNGVWLVDEVPPQYLTIIFQG, encoded by the coding sequence ATGGACAAAACACGGCAGATCAAAATTAGCAAATACCTCACCAAACATCTGCGCCACACGCCAGAGCGAATTGGATTGACATTAGCGATCGGCGGATGGGTGGAGGTCGATGAATTGCTGTCTGCCTGTGCTGCCCATCACTTTCCTGTCGCCCGTGCAGAGTTAGAGGAAGCGGTTGCTGCCAATGATAAACAGCGGTTCTCCTTTGACGATACAAAAACTCGTATTCGGGCGAATCAGGGGCACAGCGTTGAAGTCGATTTGCAGCTTCAGCCTCAAACTCCGCCGGATGTTCTGTATCACGGGACGGGGGAACAGTCCGTCTCAGCGATTCTCGAATCAGGACTCCAGAAGATGGCACGGCATCAGGTGCATCTGTCGGGAGACACTGAAACGGCGCGGAAAGTGGGAATGCGGCACGGTCGTCCTATGATTTTTGCGATCGATAGTGCAGCCATGAATCAGGATAAATTTGCCTTCTACTGCTCCGACAATGGCGTTTGGCTCGTGGATGAGGTTCCTCCCCAATACTTGACCATCATTTTTCAGGGGTGA
- a CDS encoding alpha-ketoglutarate-dependent dioxygenase AlkB family protein: MTIYGRSLPQPRLTAWYGDPGKSYTYSNITMHPVPWTPTLLGLKAKVDAIAGVSFNSVLLNLYRDGNDSMGWHSDDEPELGLNPTIGSLSLGGTRRFLLRHRFQKELKHQLKLTSGSLLIMQGTTQQYWQHQVPKTKRPVLPRINLTFRVIYK; encoded by the coding sequence ATTACGATTTATGGGCGCTCACTACCACAGCCCCGACTCACCGCCTGGTATGGCGATCCTGGCAAATCCTACACCTACTCCAACATCACGATGCACCCGGTTCCCTGGACACCCACGCTCTTGGGTTTGAAAGCGAAGGTGGATGCGATCGCAGGCGTGAGTTTTAACAGCGTGCTGCTAAATCTGTATCGCGACGGTAACGACAGTATGGGCTGGCATAGCGACGATGAACCCGAATTAGGACTCAACCCAACAATAGGTTCACTCAGTTTGGGCGGAACTCGGCGATTCCTGCTCCGACACCGATTTCAGAAGGAATTAAAACACCAACTGAAATTGACCTCAGGCAGCCTTTTGATCATGCAGGGCACGACACAACAATACTGGCAGCATCAAGTACCTAAAACGAAGCGTCCAGTGCTGCCGCGAATTAACCTGACCTTTCGAGTGATATATAAATGA
- a CDS encoding transposase family protein, whose amino-acid sequence MLSYAKVQNRSRVLQSLTGLSVSEFEQLFVSFKQAWQNYLEQHHIQAPRARRYGAGRKPQLQDHRDKLLFILVYFRLYPTQEVQGFLFGIGQPQAHEWVHKLTPILHKALGYEKQLPERSPWRLERVLKEYPMLELIIDGTERRITRPQDKEERKQYYSGKKKTFTVKNLVITQRKGKVLYLSDTYEGKKHDKAICDEEDYHFPEGTQLWKDIGFQGYEPAGVKTHQPKKKSRNGPLSEADKQRNQEISRERVEIEHQIGGIKRCNIVVYPLRTRTDHFTDTVMEIACGLHNFRLAQRQRAVT is encoded by the coding sequence ATGCTAAGCTATGCCAAAGTGCAAAATAGATCCCGCGTTCTGCAAAGCTTGACTGGACTCAGTGTGAGTGAGTTTGAGCAACTGTTCGTGAGCTTTAAGCAGGCATGGCAGAACTATCTAGAGCAACATCACATTCAAGCACCGAGGGCAAGACGCTATGGTGCGGGACGCAAGCCGCAGTTGCAGGATCACCGAGATAAGCTGCTGTTTATCCTGGTGTACTTCCGACTGTACCCGACGCAGGAAGTGCAAGGCTTTTTGTTTGGCATTGGGCAACCGCAAGCGCATGAGTGGGTGCACAAGCTGACCCCAATCCTGCACAAAGCGTTGGGATACGAAAAACAATTGCCCGAACGCAGTCCTTGGCGATTGGAGCGGGTGCTGAAGGAATACCCCATGCTGGAATTGATCATCGACGGTACCGAGCGGCGCATCACTCGCCCCCAAGATAAAGAGGAGCGCAAGCAGTATTACAGCGGCAAGAAGAAGACCTTCACGGTGAAGAATTTGGTCATCACTCAGCGTAAAGGCAAGGTGCTGTACCTGAGTGACACGTATGAGGGAAAGAAACATGACAAAGCGATTTGTGACGAGGAAGATTACCACTTTCCCGAAGGCACCCAGTTGTGGAAGGACATCGGCTTTCAGGGCTACGAACCCGCAGGGGTCAAGACGCATCAACCGAAGAAGAAGTCCCGCAACGGCCCATTAAGTGAGGCAGACAAGCAGCGTAATCAGGAGATATCACGGGAGCGAGTGGAGATAGAGCATCAGATTGGCGGCATCAAGCGGTGCAATATTGTGGTGTATCCCCTGAGGACTCGAACGGATCACTTTACCGATACGGTGATGGAAATTGCTTGTGGGCTGCACAACTTCCGGTTGGCTCAGCGTCAGCGGGCAGTTACCTAA
- a CDS encoding DIP1984 family protein: MTNRFFNLHEVILMEVRIVKLAEALILRADYQKRIAQLQQRLVRSAKVQEGEQPSENPQELLNELETVATELARLIQRINRTNSTTTFRDGRLSDALAERDVLRLKRTAYDSLINAAALRQDRYMRSEIRLISTVDVAELQRQVDRLSRDDRELDAQIQATNWATDLIED, translated from the coding sequence ATGACCAACCGCTTTTTCAACTTGCACGAAGTGATTTTAATGGAGGTGAGGATTGTGAAGTTAGCAGAAGCCCTGATTTTACGAGCGGATTATCAGAAGCGCATTGCCCAACTGCAACAGCGGCTCGTTCGCAGTGCCAAAGTGCAGGAAGGCGAGCAGCCCTCTGAGAATCCGCAGGAACTTTTGAATGAGCTAGAAACGGTAGCGACGGAATTAGCTCGTTTGATTCAGCGGATTAATCGCACCAACTCCACCACGACCTTTCGGGACGGACGGCTATCCGATGCCCTGGCAGAACGAGATGTGCTGCGGCTTAAGCGCACTGCCTACGATAGCTTGATTAACGCTGCTGCTCTGCGTCAAGATCGGTATATGCGATCGGAGATTCGGCTGATCAGCACAGTGGATGTGGCTGAACTTCAGCGGCAGGTAGACCGTCTATCGCGGGACGATCGGGAACTGGATGCTCAAATTCAGGCAACCAATTGGGCAACGGATTTGATCGAAGATTAG
- a CDS encoding SGNH/GDSL hydrolase family protein: MTILPSTRRRFLQAVSGASLLTLLGCNRQEQSMVTLYTFGDSILDCGRYNEYGVHPGQLLVQNDDRLFPEFKGQDLASHGAARLEHRARDGATVAGLPAQAAGLQVGGKAIALITVGGNDLLRGLIADDGTGIDEFANALDVFVQQLPIRPVLLGSVYDPTLGDNRRNFSGVEPKLARANLERMNSAIADIADGYGQLVDLHAHFLQGDSSWFTATIEPSLQGASEVRRAFLPQVMQLTQR, translated from the coding sequence ATGACCATATTGCCATCGACGCGACGACGATTTTTGCAAGCGGTAAGCGGCGCAAGCCTGCTGACCCTGTTGGGCTGCAATCGGCAGGAGCAAAGTATGGTGACACTCTACACCTTCGGCGATTCGATTCTCGACTGCGGACGGTACAACGAGTATGGCGTTCATCCAGGACAACTGCTGGTCCAGAATGACGATCGGCTGTTTCCCGAATTCAAGGGACAGGATTTGGCTTCCCACGGTGCTGCGCGACTGGAACATCGTGCCCGTGATGGTGCAACAGTGGCAGGTCTTCCGGCTCAAGCAGCAGGATTGCAGGTTGGGGGCAAGGCAATCGCGCTGATCACCGTTGGCGGAAATGATTTGCTGCGAGGATTAATTGCTGATGACGGGACGGGTATTGATGAGTTTGCTAACGCTCTCGATGTCTTCGTGCAGCAGTTGCCTATTCGTCCTGTGCTGCTTGGCAGCGTTTATGACCCGACTCTGGGAGACAATCGCCGCAATTTCTCAGGGGTTGAACCGAAGCTTGCCCGCGCCAATCTGGAACGAATGAATAGTGCCATTGCAGACATTGCCGATGGCTACGGGCAACTTGTCGATCTGCACGCCCATTTCCTACAAGGCGACTCCTCCTGGTTCACCGCGACGATCGAACCCAGTCTGCAAGGAGCATCCGAAGTGCGGCGAGCTTTTCTACCCCAGGTGATGCAATTAACGCAGCGTTAA
- a CDS encoding GNAT family N-acetyltransferase encodes MQLQRFDNIQEFWQSTQNYLLQDEAEHNALLGILQTILHYPECYPESPYLALVQNKSLILAIAIQTPPNNLLLSKVEDFNALPLIAQDLQQVSLPGVSGLVAETSAFVQTWHTLTGQSYHRELESRIYQLTQVNPIAIAPGTLRPATEDDRPLLMQWFTEFNAGMDVVGNDEIERLVNVQLKRQSIYLWEDGIPVSMVGGRPFSPTSARIAPVYTPPEHRRKGYATAGVAALSQRFLDQGCDRCFLFTDLANPTSNSIYQKIGYYPVCDWHEYAFISARSS; translated from the coding sequence ATGCAACTACAGCGATTTGATAACATCCAGGAATTTTGGCAATCTACCCAAAATTATTTGCTTCAGGATGAGGCAGAACACAATGCGCTGCTGGGAATTTTGCAGACGATCCTGCATTATCCAGAATGCTATCCAGAATCCCCCTATCTGGCACTTGTCCAGAACAAGAGTCTTATCCTGGCGATCGCAATCCAAACGCCGCCAAACAACTTGCTGCTGTCTAAGGTGGAGGACTTCAATGCGTTGCCCCTCATTGCTCAAGATTTGCAGCAGGTTTCCCTTCCCGGAGTGAGTGGTCTGGTGGCGGAAACATCAGCCTTTGTGCAGACTTGGCACACCTTAACCGGACAGTCCTATCACCGGGAACTGGAATCTAGAATTTACCAACTGACGCAGGTTAACCCGATCGCCATTGCCCCTGGTACGCTCAGACCTGCCACTGAGGATGATCGCCCCTTGCTAATGCAGTGGTTTACTGAATTCAATGCTGGTATGGATGTCGTCGGCAACGATGAAATTGAACGGTTGGTGAACGTGCAGTTAAAGCGTCAGAGTATTTACCTGTGGGAAGATGGCATCCCCGTTTCAATGGTGGGCGGCAGACCTTTTTCTCCCACATCGGCTCGGATTGCTCCGGTCTATACCCCGCCTGAACATCGGCGCAAAGGCTATGCAACAGCAGGGGTGGCTGCACTGAGCCAACGGTTTCTAGATCAGGGATGCGATCGCTGCTTTCTGTTTACCGATTTAGCTAACCCCACATCCAATTCGATCTATCAAAAGATTGGGTATTATCCAGTTTGTGACTGGCACGAGTACGCCTTTATCTCAGCGAGATCATCATGA
- a CDS encoding HEPN domain-containing protein yields MDTRELYQRLIQIDDELAAKHIPVSDRPFEALNIIQSLDDFRPEFTLNAESFFNTELLSSIVEWYRKRYGANKVDRSNFEIGQNPVLIKGEVYYMKHHLSFGRLFININQILSLVEDLTESVAYSLTELELQKIADSFQLGHNAFTALLPLEDYENISLPVLSKNYINRGIANVHSAVAVLKYTKDLQSVAFPVQQAVEMLLKAFLARLEPNLSEKDFKSKFNHGIEKVLDELIKRNEVFQEIEPLVTQVSIDVNIRYKPVNYTITSALDAINCMLEVSKFIGDQWFSENEPVI; encoded by the coding sequence ATGGATACTCGTGAGTTATACCAAAGGCTTATTCAAATTGATGACGAGCTAGCTGCCAAGCATATACCTGTTTCTGATCGTCCTTTTGAAGCATTAAACATCATTCAGTCACTTGATGACTTTAGACCTGAATTTACGCTTAACGCTGAATCATTCTTTAACACAGAACTCCTCAGCAGTATTGTCGAATGGTATCGTAAGCGTTACGGAGCTAATAAAGTTGACCGAAGTAATTTTGAAATCGGTCAGAATCCGGTTTTAATCAAGGGCGAAGTCTATTACATGAAGCATCATTTATCATTTGGCAGATTATTCATCAATATAAATCAGATTCTCAGTCTTGTTGAAGATTTAACTGAATCAGTAGCTTACTCACTCACTGAACTTGAGTTGCAGAAAATTGCAGATAGTTTTCAATTAGGGCACAATGCTTTCACGGCACTTCTACCTTTGGAAGACTACGAAAACATATCTCTACCAGTTCTGTCAAAGAATTACATCAATAGAGGTATTGCAAATGTTCATAGTGCCGTAGCTGTTCTAAAGTACACGAAGGATTTACAGTCTGTCGCTTTTCCAGTTCAGCAAGCCGTTGAAATGCTTCTTAAAGCCTTTCTTGCACGTTTGGAGCCAAATCTTAGTGAGAAAGACTTCAAATCAAAATTCAATCATGGAATCGAGAAAGTGCTAGATGAACTTATTAAGAGAAATGAGGTATTTCAAGAGATAGAACCATTAGTAACTCAAGTCAGCATTGATGTAAATATTAGATACAAGCCTGTAAATTACACAATTACGAGTGCATTGGATGCCATCAATTGTATGTTAGAAGTCAGCAAGTTCATTGGTGATCAGTGGTTTTCTGAAAATGAGCCAGTAATTTAA
- a CDS encoding NADAR family protein, with amino-acid sequence MTICFYIEREKPYGCFSNFSAHGFLLDELYWTTSEHYFQAQKFIGTLHLEQVRLTRTPKEAATMGRNRSLPLRANWEQVKDDVMRKAVLQKFKTHLEIREILLATGDKVLVENSPVDYYWGCGKDGSGKNKLGQILMEVRGILRNEIL; translated from the coding sequence ATGACTATCTGTTTCTATATCGAACGCGAGAAGCCCTACGGCTGCTTTTCTAATTTCTCGGCTCACGGCTTCCTGCTGGATGAACTGTACTGGACAACAAGTGAACATTATTTTCAGGCGCAGAAGTTCATTGGAACACTGCATCTGGAGCAAGTTCGCCTCACCAGAACTCCCAAAGAGGCAGCGACTATGGGACGCAATCGATCCCTACCACTTCGTGCTAACTGGGAACAGGTCAAAGATGATGTCATGCGGAAAGCCGTTTTGCAGAAATTCAAAACTCACCTGGAGATTCGAGAGATTTTGCTGGCAACCGGAGATAAAGTTCTAGTCGAGAATTCGCCAGTTGATTATTATTGGGGCTGCGGCAAGGATGGTAGTGGGAAGAATAAGCTGGGGCAAATTTTGATGGAAGTGCGTGGGATTCTCCGCAATGAAATCCTGTAG
- the dinB gene encoding DNA polymerase IV, whose amino-acid sequence MQAVRKIIHVDMDAFYASVEQRDEPRYRGKPIVVGGSPNKRGAVAAASYEARRYGIHSAMPSRTAHQKCPHLIFVKPRFDVYRRISLQIREIFYRYTDWVEPLALDEAYLDVTENKFGIPSATWIAQTIKQEIYEETGLTASAGVSINKFLAKVASGMDKPNGLFIVPPEDAIAFVEQLPIEQFYGVGQVTAAKMHRLGIQTGADLKQWSQSDLVHHFGKVGQYYYKIARAEDDRPVQPNRIRKSIGAENSYDPDLSDRSQIETALEEVAETLLRRLDSQQATGRTLTLKVKYADYQQVTRSRTLLVPIRDRSLILGVAHELLAMTAIEDKAVRLLGLTVSNLIGDTQERYVQLCLNV is encoded by the coding sequence ATGCAAGCAGTCAGGAAGATTATTCATGTAGACATGGATGCGTTTTATGCCTCGGTCGAGCAACGGGATGAACCGAGATACCGGGGCAAACCCATTGTCGTAGGCGGCTCACCGAACAAGCGAGGAGCCGTAGCAGCCGCGAGCTACGAGGCAAGACGATACGGCATTCATTCTGCGATGCCTTCTCGCACCGCTCACCAAAAATGTCCGCACCTAATATTTGTTAAACCCCGTTTCGACGTGTATCGTCGGATCTCTCTTCAGATTCGCGAAATCTTCTACCGCTACACGGACTGGGTAGAACCGCTTGCCCTTGATGAAGCTTATCTGGATGTCACCGAGAACAAGTTTGGCATTCCGTCTGCCACTTGGATTGCTCAGACGATTAAGCAGGAAATATACGAGGAGACGGGACTAACGGCTTCTGCGGGGGTTTCTATCAATAAGTTTCTGGCAAAGGTTGCCTCTGGAATGGATAAACCCAATGGTCTATTCATTGTTCCGCCTGAGGATGCAATCGCTTTCGTAGAGCAATTACCCATCGAGCAGTTCTACGGGGTAGGACAGGTGACGGCAGCGAAGATGCATCGGCTCGGCATTCAAACTGGAGCAGACCTGAAGCAGTGGAGCCAGAGCGATCTGGTACATCACTTCGGAAAAGTGGGGCAGTACTATTACAAAATTGCCAGGGCAGAAGACGATCGTCCCGTTCAACCGAACCGCATTCGCAAGTCGATTGGCGCAGAGAATAGCTATGACCCGGACCTAAGCGATCGTAGCCAGATTGAGACTGCGTTGGAAGAGGTGGCAGAAACTCTTCTGCGGCGACTCGATAGCCAGCAGGCAACCGGGCGAACGTTGACGCTGAAGGTAAAATACGCGGATTATCAGCAAGTGACGCGCAGTCGAACACTCCTGGTTCCGATTCGGGATCGATCTCTCATTCTTGGTGTCGCACATGAACTGTTAGCCATGACAGCGATCGAAGATAAGGCAGTCAGACTGCTAGGACTGACCGTTTCTAACTTGATCGGTGATACCCAAGAACGATACGTTCAACTTTGCCTGAATGTTTAG
- a CDS encoding IS5 family transposase, protein MEPQYRIRNWSEYNAGLKQRGSLTFWLEESVLEQWVIEELSGKPGASVFYSDLAIQTMATVKAVYRLAGRQCQGFLESIFQLMGIDLPVPDHSTLSRRLGHLSIELPVLPKEGARHVVVDSTGVKVYGEGEWKTRQHGVSKRRTWRKLHLGVDEATGEILAAVATTNDFHDGEVLNDVLEAIDEPIEQVSTDGAYDHRHCYDEIAAQGAKAVIPPRQDAVIWQHGNCKGNPHPRDENLRHIRKHGRKRWKQDSGYHRRSIAETTMFRLKTILGGNLSARKFDNQAVELFIKCAALNRMIQIAKPNSYKVEA, encoded by the coding sequence ATGGAACCTCAATACCGCATCCGCAACTGGTCTGAGTATAACGCTGGACTCAAGCAGAGGGGAAGCCTCACCTTCTGGCTTGAAGAATCTGTCCTAGAGCAGTGGGTCATCGAAGAGTTGAGTGGCAAACCAGGCGCGTCTGTCTTCTACAGTGACCTTGCCATTCAAACAATGGCGACCGTTAAAGCCGTCTATCGTCTTGCTGGACGGCAGTGCCAAGGCTTTCTCGAATCGATTTTCCAGTTGATGGGAATCGACCTACCGGTGCCAGACCACAGCACCCTGTCTCGGCGACTGGGTCACTTATCCATTGAATTACCCGTTTTGCCGAAAGAAGGCGCTCGCCATGTCGTGGTGGATTCAACGGGGGTGAAAGTGTATGGGGAAGGGGAATGGAAAACCCGTCAACACGGAGTGAGCAAGCGACGCACTTGGCGCAAGCTGCATCTAGGCGTGGATGAAGCAACCGGTGAAATCTTGGCAGCAGTGGCGACCACCAATGATTTCCATGATGGAGAAGTGCTCAACGATGTACTGGAAGCCATTGATGAGCCGATAGAACAAGTCTCAACTGATGGGGCATATGACCATCGTCATTGCTATGACGAGATTGCCGCCCAAGGAGCCAAAGCGGTGATTCCGCCGCGCCAGGATGCGGTGATTTGGCAGCATGGCAATTGCAAGGGCAATCCGCATCCGCGTGACGAGAACCTGCGCCATATCCGCAAGCATGGACGCAAGCGTTGGAAACAGGATTCGGGCTATCATCGTCGCTCAATTGCAGAAACCACAATGTTTCGGCTGAAGACCATTTTGGGTGGTAATCTGAGTGCGCGTAAATTTGACAACCAGGCGGTGGAACTGTTCATCAAATGTGCTGCACTGAACCGTATGATCCAGATCGCCAAGCCCAATAGCTACAAAGTTGAAGCTTAA
- a CDS encoding alr0857 family protein: protein MLKLTYTEVGLWMERTMITPEQLMQERVVLAMRLGQPLYLESGRASFLLPADVPELEQLEWTLRQECSPTVTVMPVDEAFVEVAMSGCWVAQDREAHAGMFLTVMSDRAEFFLYKLWQMTEAQISSLASG from the coding sequence ATGTTAAAGCTCACCTACACCGAAGTGGGACTGTGGATGGAGCGGACGATGATCACGCCGGAACAGCTAATGCAGGAGCGAGTCGTGCTGGCAATGCGGTTAGGGCAACCGCTCTATCTTGAATCGGGTCGCGCCTCCTTTCTGCTGCCTGCCGATGTGCCGGAACTAGAGCAACTGGAGTGGACACTGCGGCAAGAGTGCAGTCCTACCGTAACCGTGATGCCGGTCGATGAGGCGTTTGTCGAGGTGGCAATGAGCGGATGCTGGGTAGCGCAAGACCGAGAAGCCCATGCCGGAATGTTTTTGACCGTGATGAGCGATCGTGCCGAGTTCTTCCTCTACAAACTGTGGCAGATGACTGAGGCGCAGATTTCATCATTGGCATCAGGGTGA
- a CDS encoding dual specificity protein phosphatase family protein produces the protein MPEFLFIVDEFSRLTCEIMSELLLKFVRFNPSIEERRSMYMLEFFGVSVTISGSITLESAKVQLWTNALNKFNSEGDWHAIDLVYLQQDIEGNAVFEGGFRPTSEGDYAFTYRAMPNQNGSAWHWAGGFGQNGQLSVRSPSPNDRWTQGANYVEILPRVYVGNFIAASQAEELGMDAVLNLAEELTLAHSPETGIIYKKLGTRDGALYRIADEILQRSVQWIDEQLPQGKQKILIHCRAGIGRSGSVGVAYCFAKHPDWSYDETLQYVWSRKADIYPHRHLQDSLERLFPRN, from the coding sequence ATGCCTGAATTTTTATTCATCGTTGATGAGTTTTCCCGTCTCACTTGCGAGATTATGTCTGAACTATTGCTCAAGTTTGTGCGATTCAATCCCTCGATCGAGGAAAGACGATCGATGTATATGCTGGAGTTCTTTGGGGTATCGGTGACGATATCAGGGTCTATCACACTGGAGTCTGCCAAAGTGCAGCTTTGGACCAATGCACTGAACAAATTCAACAGCGAAGGGGATTGGCACGCGATCGATCTGGTCTATTTACAACAGGATATAGAGGGTAACGCCGTTTTTGAGGGTGGATTTAGACCCACAAGTGAAGGGGACTATGCTTTTACTTACCGAGCGATGCCTAACCAGAACGGCTCAGCGTGGCACTGGGCAGGAGGCTTTGGGCAAAATGGACAATTGAGTGTCCGATCACCCTCTCCAAACGATCGGTGGACTCAGGGCGCGAACTATGTCGAAATCCTGCCGCGTGTCTATGTTGGTAATTTTATTGCAGCGTCGCAAGCGGAGGAATTGGGCATGGATGCCGTTCTTAATCTCGCGGAAGAATTGACCCTCGCTCACTCGCCTGAGACTGGCATTATCTACAAAAAGCTGGGCACCAGAGACGGCGCACTGTATCGCATCGCAGACGAAATTTTGCAGCGATCGGTGCAGTGGATTGATGAGCAGCTTCCGCAGGGCAAGCAAAAGATTCTGATTCACTGTCGGGCGGGCATTGGTCGCAGCGGGTCAGTGGGCGTTGCTTACTGTTTCGCCAAACATCCCGATTGGAGCTACGACGAAACGCTGCAATACGTTTGGAGCCGGAAAGCAGATATCTATCCACACCGTCATTTGCAGGACAGTTTGGAGCGGCTATTTCCCAGAAATTAA
- the ltrA gene encoding group II intron reverse transcriptase/maturase, with product MKTPIDWHSTNWKKVYRLVNNLKRRIFRAAKKGNLKKVRSLQRLMLRSYSNALAAVRRVTQLNQGKKTPGVDKMVALKPEARAKLVQQLLSHEPWKVLPVRRIYIPKSNGKERPLGIPVIKDRAMQAIVLNALEPYWESKFEGSSYGFRPGRSCHDAIEACYNSAKAAPRQKKKWVLDADIKGAFDNICHTYLMNQLKGFPARELVRSWLRAGVVENLGNYHKVGEYTPTEQGTPQGGVVSPILANIALHGMEEVLGIRYKFRTDRQTFELTSDRAMVRYADDFVVFCKTRENAEEVKKILTEWLAIRGLIFSEDKTSIRQLKEGFDFLGFNVRHYPVKDRRSGYKLLIKPSKKSVTNHRKRLKAEWLKLPGQNINTVLRVLNPIIRGWCNYFKPAVSAKEFDSLEKYLYIRSKRWVYRNHRNKSRAWIKQRYYAKFKKGSKKIRFGDVKTGQYLLYHSDFKIERHTPVKGNYSPLDPDLRGYWQSRQLVKQGKLSKDKARLAETQEWRCPVCREPLLNGEELHKHHKILKSQGGRDSIDNLIVLHLVCHQNVHLRNRKKQLLVGQELA from the coding sequence ATGAAGACCCCAATAGACTGGCATTCCACAAACTGGAAGAAGGTCTATCGTTTGGTTAACAACCTCAAACGCAGAATTTTTCGTGCCGCTAAGAAGGGCAACTTGAAAAAGGTTCGCTCACTGCAAAGGTTGATGTTGAGAAGCTATTCAAACGCTCTTGCAGCCGTAAGAAGAGTGACTCAACTGAATCAGGGGAAGAAAACTCCTGGAGTAGACAAAATGGTAGCACTCAAGCCAGAAGCAAGGGCTAAATTAGTCCAACAACTACTGAGCCACGAACCCTGGAAGGTGTTACCTGTCCGACGAATTTACATTCCAAAATCCAATGGCAAGGAAAGACCACTCGGAATTCCTGTAATCAAAGATAGGGCAATGCAAGCTATTGTTCTAAACGCCCTCGAACCCTATTGGGAATCAAAATTTGAGGGAAGCAGTTACGGATTTCGTCCGGGTCGAAGCTGTCATGATGCAATCGAAGCGTGCTACAACTCTGCTAAGGCTGCTCCCAGGCAGAAGAAGAAGTGGGTTCTCGATGCAGATATCAAGGGCGCATTTGACAATATCTGCCACACGTACTTGATGAACCAACTGAAAGGCTTCCCAGCCAGGGAACTCGTCAGAAGTTGGCTTAGGGCAGGTGTGGTAGAAAACCTTGGAAATTACCACAAGGTGGGAGAATACACTCCAACCGAGCAAGGTACACCTCAAGGCGGTGTGGTGAGTCCAATTCTTGCCAACATTGCGTTACACGGAATGGAAGAAGTCTTGGGAATCAGATATAAGTTCCGCACTGACCGCCAAACCTTTGAACTTACCAGTGACCGTGCAATGGTGAGATATGCAGACGACTTCGTCGTTTTCTGCAAAACTAGAGAGAATGCCGAAGAGGTCAAGAAAATTCTAACTGAATGGCTAGCGATAAGAGGACTGATCTTCTCAGAAGATAAAACATCTATTCGGCAGCTAAAGGAAGGATTTGATTTTCTAGGTTTCAATGTCCGACACTATCCAGTCAAGGATAGAAGGTCAGGATATAAACTCCTAATTAAACCAAGCAAGAAATCGGTCACAAACCATAGAAAAAGGCTAAAAGCTGAATGGCTGAAACTACCAGGTCAAAACATCAACACGGTACTGCGGGTACTTAACCCAATCATTCGTGGATGGTGTAATTATTTCAAGCCTGCCGTTTCTGCCAAAGAGTTCGACAGTTTGGAGAAATACTTATATATCCGTAGTAAACGATGGGTATATAGGAATCATCGAAACAAAAGTCGAGCTTGGATAAAACAGCGCTATTATGCCAAATTCAAAAAGGGAAGTAAGAAGATCAGGTTTGGTGACGTAAAGACAGGACAGTATTTGCTCTACCATTCGGACTTCAAAATAGAACGTCACACTCCAGTTAAAGGCAATTACTCTCCGCTAGATCCTGATTTAAGAGGATACTGGCAATCAAGACAACTTGTGAAACAAGGAAAGTTAAGTAAGGACAAAGCCAGACTTGCGGAAACACAAGAATGGAGATGTCCAGTATGTAGGGAACCACTACTCAATGGTGAGGAATTACATAAACATCACAAAATCCTGAAATCACAAGGTGGTAGAGACAGCATCGATAATCTCATTGTGCTTCACCTTGTTTGCCACCAAAATGTCCACTTAAGGAATCGAAAAAAGCAGCTTTTAGTTGGTCAGGAACTTGCTTAA